From the genome of Rhizobacter sp. AJA081-3:
GCGTCATCGACGTGAGCATCGGCGGCTGCGCGCTGTTCCTGCCCGACGACGTGCCGGCCATCCAGGCGGGCATGGTGATGAACCAGGTGCAGATCGATCTCGATGCCGACACGCGGCTGGTGGCCAACCTGCGCATGCAGCACGCCACCGTGCTCAACCCGGAGGCCCGGGGCGCGCGGCTGGGTTGCGAGTTCGTCAACCTGGCCAACGACGCGGAGCGTATCCTGCAGCGTTTCATCGACCAGACGCAGAAGCGGCGCCGGCTGATGTCCCTGGACTAGCGCCGGGACCGACCGCACACGCGGTCAAAGTCACACTCCGTTACGACTTTGGGGATTCACCCCTCAAGTCCGGCGATGGCGTGCCGATTCTCATGCCATAGCGACTTTCGCCCCTTCAAGGAGCGCAACATGAGCGTCAACCACGTCTCAGGCGTCGGACGCGTCGTGCTGCCGGCGACGCCGAGCCGACCAGCCGACACCCCGACCTCGGGCACCCCGCCCAAGGGCGCGGCGTCCTCGCTCGTCCAGCTGGACGAGTCCACGCAGCAGCCGATCCCGCCGCGGTTTCCGTGGCTGAGCCGGCTGGCGCGCGAGCTGGAGCCGGCGTCCAAGCAGCCCTCGCCCTATGGCACGGTGCCGATCCTCGGCGAGAAGCTCGACAAGCAGGCCTGAGCAGAACATCCGGGCCTGAGCGAGCCGCTCAGACTTGCATGTTCATGATCTCGCTGTAGGCGGACACGAGGCGGTTGCGCACCGTCACCGTGGCCTGGAAACCGATCTGCGCCTTCTGCATCGCAACCATGGTTTCCTCCAGGCTCACCGAGGGGTTGTCCATCTGCAACTCGCGCTGCAGGCGGCTCGCCTGGTTCTGGCTGTTGCTCACCGAGCCGAGCGCCTGGGTCAGCGCCTGCTGGAAGCCGGTGCCCTCGACGGCGCGGCCTGCCTTCAGCGGCTGTCCGTTGGTGGCCAGGCCCGCTCTTGCAGCGGCCTGGGCGAAATCGAAAGGTTTCAGCGTGACGTTCATGGCATGCCCTCACCATGGGGGGATGGCGTGACTGTAGTCACTGCCGGTCAGCGCGGTGGCGCGAACTGGCCGCGGTTTGACGGGCTGTTCGCGGCATTCGCGGGGCTCAAGTTCTCGAACAATCGGTTTCGATCCGGGCGCATTTCCGCCCCGGGCCACTACCGATCGCCCATGGACAACGCCGTCGTCGCCAGAACCAACGCCAACGCACTGCCCCTGGTCGAACCCGCCGGGTTCGGCGCCCGTGTGGCTGCCGTGCCGCTGAAGGCCAAGCTGAGTTTCGCCCTCGGCATCGCCGCGCTCGGCGCGGTGGTGCTGGCGATGACGATGTGGAGCAGCCAGGGCGACTACAAGGTGCTCTACGCCAACCTGTCCGACAAGGACGGCGGTGCCATCATCGCGCAGCTTTCGCAGATGAACGTGCCCTACCGGCATGCCGATGGCGGTGCAGCCATCCTGGTGCCGGCGGCCAAGGTGCACGACGTGCGCCTGAAGCTCGCCGCTGCCGGCCTGCCCAAGGGCTCGGTGGTCGGCTACGAGCTGATGGACGGCGCGCGCTTCGGCCAGACGCAGTTCCAGGAGCGGCTGACCTTCCAGCGTGGCCTCGAAGGCGAACTGACCCGCTCGATCACCGCGCTGGCCGCGGTGCAGAACGCCCGCGTGCACCTGGCGCTGCCGAACCAGAACGGCTTCTTCCGCGAGCAGCAGAAGCCCACCGCCTCGGTGATGCTGACGCTGTACCCGGGCCGCACGCTGGAGCGCGCGCAAATCGCCGGCATCGTGCACCTGGTGTCGTCCAGCGTGCCCGAGATGAACCCGAAGGCCGTCAGCGTGCTCGACCAGACCGGCGCGCTGCTCACCGCCAGCGCGGAGAACCCGCAGGCCGGCCTCGACGCGCAGCAACTGCAGTACGTCAACCAGGTCGAGGCGGGCTACCAGAAGCGCATCTTCGAACTGCTCGAGCCGCTGGTCGGCCGCGACAACCTGCGCGCCACGGTGACCGCCGACGTCGACTTCTCGCAGACCGAGGCCACCGCCGAGGAATTCGCGCCCAACCAGGGCGACAAGGCCAGCATCGCGATCCGCAGCCAGCAGGTCAGCGAGAGCAGCGGCAGCAACGGCGCCGCGCCCAGCGGCGTGCCGGGCGCCGCCTCCAACCAGCCGCCGGTGCCGGCCACCGCGCCGGTGACGGGCACGCCGCAGGCGCTGCAGGCGGCACAGGGCGGCGGCGCCAACGCCAACACGCGCCGCGACGCAGTGACCAACTACGAGGTCGACAAGACGGTGCGCGTGACGCGCAACGCCACCGGCACCGTCAAGCGCCTGAACGCCGCCGTGGTGGTGAACCACCGCAGCGTGACCGACGCGAAGGGCAAGACCACCACCACGCCGCTGTCGGCCGAGGAGGTCGAGAAGCTGACCGCGCTGGTGCGCGAGAGCATCGGCTTCAAGCAGGACCGCGGTGACTCGGTGAAGGTGATCAACGCGCCGTTCAAGGTCGACCCGTCGGCCAAGGTCGATCCGCTGCCGCTGTGGAAGCAGCCGGAAGTCATCGACATGCTGCGCGCCGCCGCGGTGCCTGCCGGCCTTGCTCTGGTGGCGCTGATCGTGTTCTTCGGGATGATCCGCCCGGCGATGAAGGCCGCGCTCGCGCCGCCCCCGCCGCCTGCGCCGGGTGCGCAGCTCAACGCCGTGGTCGACGACGACAACGCGCTGCCCGAGAGCGCGATCCCCGCCCTGCCGGCACCGAAGACGAACGAACACCTGGACGCCGCGCGCGCGCTGGCCAAGGAAAACCCCGCGGCGGTGGCGAACATCGTGCGCGGCTGGGTAAGCGGCGAGGCGTGACAGGACCATGAGCATGGACGACGAAGGCACCGAAAACGCAGCGATCCTGTTGATGTCGCTCGGCGAGGAAGAGGCCTCCGAGGTCTTCAAGCACCTCGCACCGAAAGAGGTGCAGCGACTGGGCGAGACGATCGCACGCATGAAGTCGATCCCGCGCGAGCGCGTCGAGGGCGTGCTGGTCAAGTTCTCCGAAGTGGCCGGCGAGCAGAGCATGCTCGTCACCGACACCGACGAGTACGTGAAGACCGTGCTGCGCCGGGCGCTCGGCGACGACAAGGCCAACCTGCTGATCGACCGCATCCTGCAGGGCGCCGACGTCACCGGCATCGAGAGCCTGAAGTGGATGGATCCGGGCTCGGTGGGCGAACTGCTGCGCAACGAACACCCGCAGATCGTCGCGGCGATCCTGGTGCACCTGGACTTCGACCAGGCCGGCGCCGTGCTGAAGACCTTTCCGGAGCGGCAGCGCAACGAGGTGATGGTGCGCATCGCCACGCTCGACGGCATCCAGCCCTCGGCGCTGAAGGACCTCAACGAGGTGATGAGCAAGGTGCTGGCCGGCGGCGACCGCCTGAAGAAGGCCTCGCTGGGCGGCGTGAAGACGGCCGCCGAGATGATCAACCTGATGGGCAGCAGCGTCGAGACGGCGGTGCTCGACTACATCCGCGAGGTCGACAACGACCTGGCCCAGAAGATCATGGACAACATGTTCACCTTCGACGATCTGGAGAAGATCGACGACAAGGGCATCCAGTCGCTGCTCAAGGAAGTGCAGAGCGAATCGCTGGTCATCGCGCTCAAGGGCGCGACGCCGGAGATGCGCGAGAAGGTGTTCAAGAACATGTCCACCCGCGCCGCCGAGACGCTGCGCGAGGACCTCGAGTCGCGCGGCCCGGTTCGCGTCTCCGAGGTCGAGGCCGAGCAGAAGGAAATGCTCAAGATCGTGCGCCGCCTGGCCGACGAGGGCCAGATCGTCCTGGGTGGCGGTAGCGACGACGAGTTCCTGTGATGAGCAACCCGAAGGAGCGCATCCGCCAGGTGCCGCCGCCCGCCGGGGGCGGCAAGGGCGCCAGCATGTACGCGCGCTTCATCCCGCGCGAGGAACTGTCGTCCTTCGCGGCCTGGTCGCCGGGCTCGCTGTCGGGCGAGGAGGAGGCCGCCGCGGCCGCTGCCGCCGAGCCGCAGCTCAGCCCCGAGGAACAGCAGGCCGAGGCGCTGCGCGCCGCGCGCCAGGGCGGTTACCACGACGGCTACCGCGACGGCATCGCCGCGCTGGAGAGCTTCAAGCAGAGCTTCGCCTCGCAGGCCACGGCGCAGGTCGGCGCGCTGATGAAGTCCTACGGCGACCAGATGGACATGCTGCAGCAGGCCATGGCCAGCGCGCTGGCCGACGCCGCCACGGCGCTGGCGCGGCAGGTGGTTCGCGGCGAGCTGGCTGCCAATCCGCAGCAGATCGCGACGGTGGCGCAGGAAGCGCTGGAGACGCTGCTGCTGTCGGCCCGCCACGTGACCGTGCGTGTGCATCCCGACGACCAGCCGCTGGTCGCGCAGGGCGCCGAAGAGGTGCTCGCCGCACGCGGCGCGCGGCTGCTCGCCGACGCCGGCGTGACGCGCGGCGGCTGCATCGTCGAATCCGACATCGGCATCATCGACGCGAGCATCGAGTCGCGCTGGCGGCGCGCTGCCGCGGCGCTGGGCTCCGAAGCGCCGTGGACGCCGGAGGCCGCCGAATGATCACCACGCCGATCGAAACACGTGCGCTGGCGACGACCGAGCACTGGAACCGCTTCCTCGCGGACCTGCGCAATTTCTCGGCCGAACCGGTGCCGCTGGAGACCGTGGGCCGCCTCGTGCGCGTGGCCGGCCTGGTGCTCGAGGCCACCGGCATCCGCCTGCCCGTGGGCTCGGTGTGCGAGGTGCGCATGGACGGCGCCCCGCCGGTGACCGCCGAGGTGGTGGGCTTCAACGGCGACCGGGCCTACCTGATGCCCACCGGCGACGTGCATGGCCTGGCCAGCGGCGCGCGGGTCATTCCGCGGCCGACGCCGGTGGTTCCTCTCAAGCTCGGCGCGGCGCGCCACCCCTGGCGCCGCGGCGAGGACCGCACGTTGCACCTGCCGGTGGGCGACGGCCTGCTCGGCCGCGTGGTCGATTCGCACGGCCACCCGATGGACCGCAAGGGGCCGCTGGACCACGTGCACAACGAGCCGCTGATCCGCCGCCCGATCAATGCGATGGACCGCGAGCCGGTGCGCCGGCCGCTGGACACCGGCGTGCGCGCGATCAACGCCATGCTCACCGTCGGACGCGGCCAGCGCATCGGCCTGTTCGCCGGCACCGGCGTGGGCAAGTCGGTGCTGCTGGGCATGATGGCGCGCTACACCGAGGCCGACGTGATCGTCGTCGGGCTGATCGGCGAACGCGGACGCGAAGTGAAGGAATTCATCGAGGACATCCTCGGCGAAGAGGGGCTGGCGCGCGCCGTGGTCGTGGCGGCGCCCGCCGACGCGCCGCCGCTGGTGCGCATGCAGGGCGCCAACTACGCCACCGCGATCGCCGAGCACTTCCGCGACCGCGGGCTGAACGTGCTGCTGCTGATGGACTCGCTGACCCGCTATGCGATGGCGCAACGCGAGATCGCGCTGGCCATCGGCGAGCCGCCGGCCACCAAGGGCTACCCGCCGAGCTGCTTCGCCAAGCTGCCGCAGCTGGTGGAGCGCAGCGGCAACGGCATCGCTGGCGGCGGCTCGATCACCGCCTTCTACACCGTGCTCAGCGAGGGCGACGATCCGAACGACCCGATCGCCGACGCCGCGCGCGGCATCCTCGACGGCCACATCGTGCTGTCGCGCGAGCTCGCCGAAGCCGGCCACTACCCGGCCATCGACATCGAGAAATCGGTCTCGCGGGTGATGACCAACGTGGCACCGCAGCCGCACGTCGAGGCGGCTCGCCGCCTGCGCCAGCTGCTGGCCAAGCACAACAAGGCGCGCGACCTGATCCAGCTCGGCGCCTACGCACCCGGGCACGACGCCGAGCTCGACACCGCCGTGCGCCTGTTCCCCGCGATGCGCGGCCTGCTGCAGCAGGACATGCGCGAGAGCGCTCCGCTCGAAGCCAGCGTGCGCCAGCTGCGCGCCGTGGTGGCGGGCTGAGCGCGATGAACCGAATCGACGCATTCACTGACCGATGAAGAACCTGCAACCGCTGATGGCCCTGCTGTCGCACGCCGAGCGCGAACGCGACGACGCGCTGGCGCACCGGCAGCGCATGCAGGAAGCGCTGGACGCGGCGCGTGCGCAATCTCGGCAGCTCGCCGACTACCGCCGCGAGTACGAGCAGCGCTGGGCCGAACGTTTCGCGCAGCCCGGCCAGATGGACCTGCTGCGCTGCTACCACGGCTTCGTGACCCGCCTGACCCAGGCCATCGAGCACCAGGCGCGCGTGGCCACGCAGGCCGAGCACCAGCTCGAGCGTGCGCAGGAAGCGCTGCAACAGCAGGAGCTGCGGGTGGCCTCGGTGCAGAAGCTGATCGAACGCCGCGTCACCGAGATCCAGCGCAAGGGCGAGCGCCACGAGCAGAGCCAGCTCGACGAGATGGCCTCGCGCGCCGCCTGGAACCGCCTGGCCGCCGCCACCACCCGCTACTGAGAACGCGCCCCATGCAGATCCAGCCTCCGTTCGCGTTGCAGCCCTCCGCCTTGCCGCAGACCGCCGAGTCCGCCGGCACGCCGGGCGCGCCCGGAGGCGGCTTCGCGCAGCTGATGGCGAACACGCGCAGCGAACGCGAGTCCGTGCAGTCGCGCGACGCCGCGGCCGACCATGATTCCGCCGACGCGGTCGAAGGCGAAGACGCCGCCGAGCCGTCGACACGCCCCGACGAGGGCCGCGCAGCGCGACTGCGCCATGCCGGTCGCACGCCGCAGGCGCCCCACGCCGAAGCCCGGCCCGCAGCGAAGCCGCCGGAGCCCGCCGACGAGACGGCGCGCACCCCCGACGCGCCGGCCACGGTGAAGGACGCTGCTGCGATGGACCCGGCGCTGGCGCAGTGGCTGGCGCAACTGCATCTGCCGCCGGCCGATGCGGCCGCGCCGAAGATCGCATCCAACGACAGCCCGGTCTCGCCCGGCGACGACGCCGTCCCGACCCCGTCCGGTGGCCGCGCCGCCGAGGTGCCCACGGCAGACAACAGCCTCCCCGGCACACGCCCCGGCGATCGCACTGGCGCCGGGCTGGCCGAACGCACCGGTCGCGAGTCGCCGGCCGTCGCGCTGCAAGCGGCCGCGCAGGCCGCAGAGGAATCGAAGGCGGCCTCGGCGCCGGCCGAGCGCGAGACGGCTGCCGTTGCCGCACCGCAGGGCTTCTCGCTGCCGGCTGGCTTCGAGCCGGCCCAGGCGGCCGCGGCGCTGCGTGCCGAGGCCGCGAGCCCGACCGTGGCAGAAGCCGCTGCCGCCGTGGCGGTTCCCGTGCCGCTCGATTCGCCTGACTTCGCGCAGGCCTTCGGCGTGCAGGTCAGCGTGCTCGCGCGCGACGGCGTGCACGAGGCGCGGCTGCACCTGAACCCGGCCGAGATGGGCCCGGTGTCGGTGCAGATCGCCATGGACGGCGAGCGTGCCCACATCGATTTCGGCGCGCAGGCGGCCGCCACCCGCGCCGCCATCGAGGCGAGCCTGCCCGAGCTGGCTGCCGCACTGCGCGATGCCGGGCTCACGCTCAGTGGCGGTGGCGTGTCGCAGCACACGCCGGGCCGTGGCGACGCCGGGCGCGACGGCCCGCCCGATGGCGCGGCGAGCACGACGCGCGAGCGGGAGGCCTCCGCCACCGGTACGACTTCACGGCCCGCGTGGCGGGGCCGGGTCACGGCCGGCGGCGTCGATCTCTACGCCTGATCCACGCCAGCCGCCCCGGCCGCGGACTGGCGGTCAATCCGCCCCCTTTTCGCCGCATCGGTGCAGGGGGCGGTTTTCATAATCCACTGCAATGCCCGGCCATGGTGCCGTGCCTGCCCACGAAGGAGAGCCGATGTCTGCCGCTGCCGCTCCAGGCGCCGAAGTCGCTGCCGCTGCGCCGCCCGCCAAGGGCAAGAAGAAGCTGATCATCATCATCGCGGCGGTGCTGCTGCTGGCCATCGCCGGCGGCGGCGGCGCGGTCTTCTACATGAAGAAGAAGGCGGCCGAGGCCGCTGCGGCCGCCGAGGCCGAAGGCGACGGCGAAGATGCCGGTGCCCACGGCAAGAAGAAGGACGCCAAGCACGACGCCGCGCACGTGCCGACCTTCCTGCCGCTGGAACCCTTCGTCGTCAACCTGGCCGACAAGGAGACCGACCGCTACGCGCAGATCGGCATCACCCTGGAGATCGCGGACGCCAAGGTCGCCGACCAGCTCAAGGCCTACATGCCTGCCATCCGCAACGGCATCCTGATGGTGCTGGCGCACAAGTCCTCGGCCGAACTGCTCGAGCGCAAGGGCAAGGAGTCGCTGGCCGCCGAGATCATGCGCGAGACGGTGCGCCCGCTGGGCATCGAGATCGACGCGCCCGAGCCTGAGCCGGAAGCCGCCGCTGCGGACGACGCGGCCGCAGACGACGCCGACGCGCCCAAGCCGAAGAAGAAAAAGAAGAAGGCCGCCAAGCCGGCTGTCGAGAACCCCGTGAAGCACGTGCACTTCTCGAATTTCATCATCCAATGAACCAGCAGATCCTTTCGCAGGACGAAGTCG
Proteins encoded in this window:
- the fliE gene encoding flagellar hook-basal body complex protein FliE — encoded protein: MNVTLKPFDFAQAAARAGLATNGQPLKAGRAVEGTGFQQALTQALGSVSNSQNQASRLQRELQMDNPSVSLEETMVAMQKAQIGFQATVTVRNRLVSAYSEIMNMQV
- the fliF gene encoding flagellar basal-body MS-ring/collar protein FliF, producing MDNAVVARTNANALPLVEPAGFGARVAAVPLKAKLSFALGIAALGAVVLAMTMWSSQGDYKVLYANLSDKDGGAIIAQLSQMNVPYRHADGGAAILVPAAKVHDVRLKLAAAGLPKGSVVGYELMDGARFGQTQFQERLTFQRGLEGELTRSITALAAVQNARVHLALPNQNGFFREQQKPTASVMLTLYPGRTLERAQIAGIVHLVSSSVPEMNPKAVSVLDQTGALLTASAENPQAGLDAQQLQYVNQVEAGYQKRIFELLEPLVGRDNLRATVTADVDFSQTEATAEEFAPNQGDKASIAIRSQQVSESSGSNGAAPSGVPGAASNQPPVPATAPVTGTPQALQAAQGGGANANTRRDAVTNYEVDKTVRVTRNATGTVKRLNAAVVVNHRSVTDAKGKTTTTPLSAEEVEKLTALVRESIGFKQDRGDSVKVINAPFKVDPSAKVDPLPLWKQPEVIDMLRAAAVPAGLALVALIVFFGMIRPAMKAALAPPPPPAPGAQLNAVVDDDNALPESAIPALPAPKTNEHLDAARALAKENPAAVANIVRGWVSGEA
- the fliG gene encoding flagellar motor switch protein FliG, which encodes MDDEGTENAAILLMSLGEEEASEVFKHLAPKEVQRLGETIARMKSIPRERVEGVLVKFSEVAGEQSMLVTDTDEYVKTVLRRALGDDKANLLIDRILQGADVTGIESLKWMDPGSVGELLRNEHPQIVAAILVHLDFDQAGAVLKTFPERQRNEVMVRIATLDGIQPSALKDLNEVMSKVLAGGDRLKKASLGGVKTAAEMINLMGSSVETAVLDYIREVDNDLAQKIMDNMFTFDDLEKIDDKGIQSLLKEVQSESLVIALKGATPEMREKVFKNMSTRAAETLREDLESRGPVRVSEVEAEQKEMLKIVRRLADEGQIVLGGGSDDEFL
- a CDS encoding FliH/SctL family protein; the encoded protein is MSNPKERIRQVPPPAGGGKGASMYARFIPREELSSFAAWSPGSLSGEEEAAAAAAAEPQLSPEEQQAEALRAARQGGYHDGYRDGIAALESFKQSFASQATAQVGALMKSYGDQMDMLQQAMASALADAATALARQVVRGELAANPQQIATVAQEALETLLLSARHVTVRVHPDDQPLVAQGAEEVLAARGARLLADAGVTRGGCIVESDIGIIDASIESRWRRAAAALGSEAPWTPEAAE
- the fliI gene encoding flagellar protein export ATPase FliI, whose product is MITTPIETRALATTEHWNRFLADLRNFSAEPVPLETVGRLVRVAGLVLEATGIRLPVGSVCEVRMDGAPPVTAEVVGFNGDRAYLMPTGDVHGLASGARVIPRPTPVVPLKLGAARHPWRRGEDRTLHLPVGDGLLGRVVDSHGHPMDRKGPLDHVHNEPLIRRPINAMDREPVRRPLDTGVRAINAMLTVGRGQRIGLFAGTGVGKSVLLGMMARYTEADVIVVGLIGERGREVKEFIEDILGEEGLARAVVVAAPADAPPLVRMQGANYATAIAEHFRDRGLNVLLLMDSLTRYAMAQREIALAIGEPPATKGYPPSCFAKLPQLVERSGNGIAGGGSITAFYTVLSEGDDPNDPIADAARGILDGHIVLSRELAEAGHYPAIDIEKSVSRVMTNVAPQPHVEAARRLRQLLAKHNKARDLIQLGAYAPGHDAELDTAVRLFPAMRGLLQQDMRESAPLEASVRQLRAVVAG
- the fliJ gene encoding flagellar export protein FliJ, with the translated sequence MKNLQPLMALLSHAERERDDALAHRQRMQEALDAARAQSRQLADYRREYEQRWAERFAQPGQMDLLRCYHGFVTRLTQAIEHQARVATQAEHQLERAQEALQQQELRVASVQKLIERRVTEIQRKGERHEQSQLDEMASRAAWNRLAAATTRY
- a CDS encoding flagellar hook-length control protein FliK; its protein translation is MQIQPPFALQPSALPQTAESAGTPGAPGGGFAQLMANTRSERESVQSRDAAADHDSADAVEGEDAAEPSTRPDEGRAARLRHAGRTPQAPHAEARPAAKPPEPADETARTPDAPATVKDAAAMDPALAQWLAQLHLPPADAAAPKIASNDSPVSPGDDAVPTPSGGRAAEVPTADNSLPGTRPGDRTGAGLAERTGRESPAVALQAAAQAAEESKAASAPAERETAAVAAPQGFSLPAGFEPAQAAAALRAEAASPTVAEAAAAVAVPVPLDSPDFAQAFGVQVSVLARDGVHEARLHLNPAEMGPVSVQIAMDGERAHIDFGAQAAATRAAIEASLPELAAALRDAGLTLSGGGVSQHTPGRGDAGRDGPPDGAASTTREREASATGTTSRPAWRGRVTAGGVDLYA
- the fliL gene encoding flagellar basal body-associated protein FliL; the protein is MSAAAAPGAEVAAAAPPAKGKKKLIIIIAAVLLLAIAGGGGAVFYMKKKAAEAAAAAEAEGDGEDAGAHGKKKDAKHDAAHVPTFLPLEPFVVNLADKETDRYAQIGITLEIADAKVADQLKAYMPAIRNGILMVLAHKSSAELLERKGKESLAAEIMRETVRPLGIEIDAPEPEPEAAAADDAAADDADAPKPKKKKKKAAKPAVENPVKHVHFSNFIIQ